A region of Caretta caretta isolate rCarCar2 chromosome 26, rCarCar1.hap1, whole genome shotgun sequence DNA encodes the following proteins:
- the LOC125626402 gene encoding D(1) dopamine receptor, with amino-acid sequence MDGLYLLGGGDGLEMINDTLSRTSWVEEDNSELSLRVAMAALLFFLILSTLLGNTLVCVAVIKFRHLRSKVTNFFVISLAVSDLFVAVLVMPWKAVAEVAGFWPFGGFCDVWVAFDIMCSTASILNLCIISVDRYWAISSPFRYERKMTQRVAFIMIGVAWLLSILISFIPVQLRWHKASELLAQQEPSSNSTQGSEENCDSSLNRTYAISSSLISFYIPVAIMIVTYTRIFRIAQRQIRRISSLERAVEHAQNCHSNDCPHEASLKNSFKKETKVLKTLSIIMGVFVFCWLPFFVLNCMVPFCDLGLHDPGELPCVSETVFNIFVWFGWANSSLNPIIYAFNADFRRAFATILACGRLCPSNVVETVNFSNELVSYHHDTTYQKDVVTLSDPHLLPHATLQAEDNELTFDKVSQISKTSHNNHANAILPAVVHVECEMDISLEKITPFTSSVLD; translated from the coding sequence ATGGATGGGCTTTACCTGCTAGGAGGGGGAGATGGGCTGGAGATGATCAATGACACCCTCAGCAGGACAAGTTGGGTGGAGGAGGACAACTCGGAGCTGTCCTTGCGGGTGGCGATGGCTGCCCTGCTCTTCTTCCTCATCCTCTCTACCTTGCTGGGCAACACCCTGGTGTGCGTGGCTGTGATCAAGTTCCGGCACCTGCGCTCCAAGGTCACCAACTTCTTTGTCATCTCGCTGGCTGTCTCCGACCTGTTCGTGGCCGTGCTGGTGATGCCATGGAAGGCAGTCGCTGAGGTGGCCGGCTTCTGGCCTTTCGGGGGCTTCTGTGATGTCTGGGTGGCCTTTGACATCATGTGCTCCACAGCCTCCATCCTCAATCTGTGCATTATCAGCGTGGACCGGTACTGGGCGATCTCCAGCCCCTTCCGCTACGAGAGGAAGATGACCCAGCGAGTGGCTTTCATCATGATTGGCGTGGCTTGGCTGCTCTCCATTTTGATCTCCTTCATCCCTGTGCAGCTGAGGTGGCACAAAGCCAGTGAGCTCCTTGCTCAGCAGGAGCCCAGCTCCAACTCCACACAGGGCTCAGAGGAGAACTGTGACTCCAGCCTCAACAGGACCTATGCCATCTCCTCATCCCTCATCAGCTTCTACATCCCCGTGGCCATCATGATCGTCACGTACACCAGGATCTTCCGCATCGCTCAGCGGCAGATCCGCAGGATCTCCTCTCTGGAGAGAGCTGTGGAGCATGCCCAGAACTGCCACAGCAATGACTGCCCCCACGAGGCCTCTCTGAAGAACTCTTTCAagaaggagaccaaagtcctcaAGACCCTCTCCATCATCATGGGAGTcttcgtcttctgctggctgcccttcttCGTGCTCAACTGCATGGTGCCCTTCTGCGACCTTGGCCTGCACGATCCCGGGGAGCTGCCCTGTGTCAGCGAGACAGTCTTCAACATCTTTGTCTGGTTCGGCTGGGCCAACTCTTCCCTCAACCCCATCATCTACGCCTTCAATGCTGACTTCAGGAGGGCCTTTGCCACCATCCTGGCCTGCGGCCGTCTCTGCCCCAGCAATGTGGTGGAGACGGTGAATTTCAGCAATGAGCTGGTTTCCTACCACCATGACACCACCTACCAGAAGGACGTGGTGACTCTCAGCGACCCGCACCTTCTCCCCCATGCCACCCTGCAGGCAGAAGACAATGAGCTGACTTTTGACAAAGTGTCGCAGATCTCCAAGACCTCCCACAACAACCATGCCAACGCCATCTTGCCAGCCGTGGTCCATGTGGAGTGCGAGATGGATATATCACTGGAGAAGATCACTCCCTTCACCTCCAGTGTGCTGGATTGA